From Pseudomonas sp. stari2:
AATCGCCCCAGATCGTCCTGGTCAATGGTCCCGACAACTTTGATGTGGTCGTGCCCGCCGCCGGACGTCTGCGCGGGGCGAGCCCGATGCAGATCGATGAATTGGTTCGGGCGACGACTCAGGTGAACAAACGCATGCGCGCGCACAACTCGCCGCCACGCGACCTTCAGGTGCATTGGGAACCCTATTCATCCGCCCGCGACAACAAGACCGCCCCCACCCTGATGGCCTACGTGAGCATCAACCTGGCGGGGAACACGCGGACTATCGAGGGCGCCGATACCTGGGTGATAGTGGCCTCGCTGCTAAACCTGTCTCAGGTCAATAACATCGAACGGCTGATGAAGTGGGCAATCTACGACAACTTCACCTTGATCACGCCCGGCGGTGTAATCCTGACGGGCGCCCTGAAACCCGGCCAGACGCTGCATGAGGGGGTGAACTTCAATCGCGACGGTCTGGTGTTCAAACTGACCAGCCCCGGAGAGGCGCACTGGACGGCGATCTACGTCATCAGTGTGCAGAGTTTTCTTGATTACGCACTCTGGCCATTGCTGTGCCTGATCGCAATGGTCCTGGCGATCCTCGGCTGCAGTCGTGCCATCAATCGCTGGTACCGGACCCGAGTCATCCTGCCTGCACAGCTTGCACACGCCAGCATCGCCGAAAGCGAGGCGTTCAGCCGCACGGTGATCGATACGGCGCCGACCGGCCTGTGCGTGATCCGGCGTAGCGACCACCACGTGCTGCTGGAAAACCAGCGCGCCCAGCAATGGCACGACAACAGCCAGTTGATGAGTTTGCTCACATCGTGCAACGAGTCCGGCCACGCCGACATCGAAATCGACGGGCGCCATCTGCATGTTGCCTTCGTGCCCACCCGCTACCAGGGTCAGGACGCCTGGCTGTGTGCCTTGCATGACGTGACCCGGCATGTCGAGGACGCGCTGGCACTGGAAGAGGCGCGCCAGGCCGCCGACTCGGCGAATCAGGCCAAGAGCCGGTTCCTCGCCACCATGAGTCATGAGATCCGTACCCCCCTGTACGGCGTGCTGGGCACTCTGGAATTGCTTGACCTGACACCGCTCACCCCGCGCCAGCAGGATTACTTGCACACCATCCAGCGCTCCTCCGCCACATTGTTCCAGCTGATCAGCGATGTACTGGATGTATCGAAAATCGAAGCCGGGCAGATGACCCTGGAGCTTCAGGATTTCTGTCCCCTGGAACTGACCGAAGACACCGTGCGCGCCTACAGCGCCTTCGCCCGGTCCAAGGGTCTGCAACTCTATGCCTGCATCGACGCGACGTTGCCGGACCGGGTGCGCGGTGACCCGCTGCGGATTCGCCAGATTCTCAACAACCTGCTGAGCAACGCGATCAAGTTCACCGACAACGGCCGCGTTGTACTCAGGGCACGGGTGCTGGACAGCCCCGACGGTCGCGTCAACGTGCAGTGGCAGGTCAGCGATTCGGGGATGGGGATTTCCCAGGCGCAGCAACAGCAGTTGTTCGCCCCTTTCTATCAGGTCAACAACGCTACCGAACAGGCCGGTGCGGGTCTCGGTCTGGCGATTTGCAAATGGCTGTGCGAATTGATGGAGGGGCAGTTGAACGTGGTCAGCGAACCCGGACTGGGCAGCAGCTTCACCCTGCAGCTCGGACTGGAACGCGTACCCGGCGAGTTGCCCGACTGCCCCGTCTTCAGCCCTGGTACTCCCGCCGTTTATGTGCGCGCGCAAGTCACCGAGCTGGCACAACATCTGATTGGCTGGCTCAGCCGGTTTGGCCTCGAGTGCCGCCTGGTAACGGACGAAACGTCAGCGCCATCGGCGCTGTTGGTGGAGTTTTCCTCCCTCCCCCACACCCCGCCCTGGCCCGGTCCCAGAATCATTGCCACACCGGACGGGCCCAACCCCTCGCAGCGACGCGGTACCGACCGAGAGGTCAACGCCGACGATGTCCGTGCGATCGCCTGGGCCATCTACATGGCCCGACACGGCGCCAGTACCGACAATCATCCCGTGCCGTCGCAAATGACCCGGCGCTTGAACCTGCAGGTGCTGGTGGCGGAAGACAACGTGATCAACTCGGCCATCATCAAGGAGCAACTGGAGGTGCTGGGCTGCACGGTGACTGTCGCGGCCAATGGCGAACAGGCCCTGGCACAGTGGTCTCCCGGACGCTTCGACCTGGTGCTGACCGACGTCAACATGCCAATCATGAACGGTTACCAACTGGCGGCCGCGTTGCGCCAGCAGGACCCGGCATTGCCGATCATCGGTGTCACCGCCAACGCCCTGCGCGAAGAAGGCGAACGCTGCGCCGCCGTCGGCATGAATGCCTGGATGGTCAAGCCGCTCAACCTCGCGACCCTGCGCGAGCACCTTGGAAAACACTGCAAAATCGACCTGCCCGCGGCCATCGTCGCGCCGATACAGCTTTCACCGAAAATGCGCGAACTGTTTGTCACGACCCTGCGCCAGGACGTATCCGCCACGCTGGCGGCACTGGATAACGCCGACGCCACGCGTGTAGCCCAGCAACTGCACAGTATGGCGGGCGCCCTGGGTGCGGCGCAGGTCGAAGCCATGGCCACGACATTTGTCGATCTGGAATGCCGTTTGAACGGCATGGACGTGACCACCGCCCTGGACCTGGAAGTCCGCCAGAATCTGGCTCGACTGAAAGACTTACTGGATACCCTTGAATAATTTCACTCTGGAAAATCACCCATGGAAACCTTCAACGTTGTGATTGCCGATGACCATCCCATCGTACTGGTGGGGGTACGTGAGCTGGTGGAGCGTGACAGACGCTTTCGCGTGGTGGGCGAAGCCGTTTGCTCCAGCGAGCTGATCCATCTGCTCGACACCCGGCAGGTGGATCTGGTCATCACCGACTTCAACATGCCCGGCGACTCAACCTATGGGGATGGTCTGAAACTGGTGGAATACCTGACGCGCCACCACCCTACCGTCCGGGTACTGGTGCTGACCATGATTTCCAACCGCCTGATCCTGACGCGCCTGCACGAACTCGGGGTGCTGGGCATCATCCAGAAAAACCAGCTGCATAACGAAATCGAAACGGCGCTCAAGGCCATTGCGCGGGGCAACCCGGTGCGTGGCT
This genomic window contains:
- a CDS encoding ATP-binding protein, encoding MPHPDAVLEKLASSSSRLNKGLLVLTALVLLLLGISYVGVMRMIEERRDTLQFHFAALMENVREQEVFLRDIVRESTKGERLPTSTLPPPVQKAMPEEGPNTYEGRGLPFSLPYSLKINPDKIAPDQYPAIFALGTHLAAYYSAFWSASHYQSPQIVLVNGPDNFDVVVPAAGRLRGASPMQIDELVRATTQVNKRMRAHNSPPRDLQVHWEPYSSARDNKTAPTLMAYVSINLAGNTRTIEGADTWVIVASLLNLSQVNNIERLMKWAIYDNFTLITPGGVILTGALKPGQTLHEGVNFNRDGLVFKLTSPGEAHWTAIYVISVQSFLDYALWPLLCLIAMVLAILGCSRAINRWYRTRVILPAQLAHASIAESEAFSRTVIDTAPTGLCVIRRSDHHVLLENQRAQQWHDNSQLMSLLTSCNESGHADIEIDGRHLHVAFVPTRYQGQDAWLCALHDVTRHVEDALALEEARQAADSANQAKSRFLATMSHEIRTPLYGVLGTLELLDLTPLTPRQQDYLHTIQRSSATLFQLISDVLDVSKIEAGQMTLELQDFCPLELTEDTVRAYSAFARSKGLQLYACIDATLPDRVRGDPLRIRQILNNLLSNAIKFTDNGRVVLRARVLDSPDGRVNVQWQVSDSGMGISQAQQQQLFAPFYQVNNATEQAGAGLGLAICKWLCELMEGQLNVVSEPGLGSSFTLQLGLERVPGELPDCPVFSPGTPAVYVRAQVTELAQHLIGWLSRFGLECRLVTDETSAPSALLVEFSSLPHTPPWPGPRIIATPDGPNPSQRRGTDREVNADDVRAIAWAIYMARHGASTDNHPVPSQMTRRLNLQVLVAEDNVINSAIIKEQLEVLGCTVTVAANGEQALAQWSPGRFDLVLTDVNMPIMNGYQLAAALRQQDPALPIIGVTANALREEGERCAAVGMNAWMVKPLNLATLREHLGKHCKIDLPAAIVAPIQLSPKMRELFVTTLRQDVSATLAALDNADATRVAQQLHSMAGALGAAQVEAMATTFVDLECRLNGMDVTTALDLEVRQNLARLKDLLDTLE
- a CDS encoding response regulator — protein: METFNVVIADDHPIVLVGVRELVERDRRFRVVGEAVCSSELIHLLDTRQVDLVITDFNMPGDSTYGDGLKLVEYLTRHHPTVRVLVLTMISNRLILTRLHELGVLGIIQKNQLHNEIETALKAIARGNPVRGYEPAPTSVVVDGADLDERFTRLSPKEHEILRLFVSGLGVSDIARGLNRSAKTISTQKISAMRKLEVNSDQDLLAYCIERNLFN